The Amycolatopsis sp. DG1A-15b genome window below encodes:
- a CDS encoding TetR family transcriptional regulator translates to MPRKAGRGPEETRRALLDAAAKVIGTRGVSASLDDIARAAGVSKGGLLYHFPAKDALVRTLAQDLLDAFRTEVRAALDPADTAPGRLTRAYVRASLDTSYDEVAVRETIALIAQLISIPEIAELARADAQRWERELHDDGLPGDVVTLVVAAADGASTAPLWGAGIDVTAARKLEQQLLALTFG, encoded by the coding sequence ATGCCTCGCAAAGCCGGGCGCGGCCCGGAGGAAACGCGCCGGGCCCTGCTCGACGCCGCCGCGAAGGTCATCGGCACCCGCGGTGTCTCGGCCTCCCTCGACGACATCGCCCGCGCGGCCGGCGTGTCCAAAGGCGGGCTGCTGTACCACTTCCCCGCCAAGGACGCGCTGGTGCGCACGCTCGCCCAGGACCTGCTGGACGCGTTCCGCACCGAGGTGCGGGCCGCGCTCGACCCGGCCGACACCGCGCCGGGGCGGCTGACGCGCGCGTACGTCCGGGCCTCGCTGGACACCTCCTACGACGAGGTCGCGGTCCGGGAGACCATCGCCCTGATCGCCCAGCTGATCTCGATCCCCGAGATCGCCGAGCTGGCCCGCGCGGACGCGCAGCGGTGGGAGCGCGAACTCCACGACGACGGCCTCCCCGGCGACGTCGTCACCCTGGTGGTCGCGGCGGCCGACGGCGCGAGCACGGCGCCGTTGTGGGGCGCGGGCATCGACGTGACCGCCGCGCGGAAGCTCGAGCAGCAGCTCCTGGCCCTCACCTTCGGGTGA
- a CDS encoding APC family permease yields the protein MSSPTRSGEPPALERRIGPLQATAINMTQMCGIGPFVTIPAMVATMGGPQAMFGWIIGAIVALADGLIWAELGAAMPGAGGTYLYLREAFQYRTGRLMPFLFVWSAVLFIPLIMSTGIIGLVQYLGYLIPGVTDDAGTTPLGKLIGVGITLVIILALFRKIGQISKLTTVLFVIMLVAVLTTIVAAFSHFSAAQAFAFTPGAFSSGGTGTFWGGLGAGLIIAIYDYLGYNTSAYLGGEVRTPGRTLPRSIIFSILGIMGLYFLLQVGVLGSIPLDQLKEAKSVASSVLEQVWGTGTAKAITVLIVIAAIGSVFAGLLGGSRVPFEAARDKVFLPVFGKLHPKLHLPTAGVLTMGAITILGSLFTLTTVINAAVATLVIIQSLAQVAAIVVLRRRQPELRRPYRQWLYPVPTVIALIGWVYIYVSADWLSIGLSLGWIAVGAIAYLGYAKTERTWPFGPKEIKEAFATEPEGVQA from the coding sequence GTGAGTTCACCCACCCGGTCCGGGGAACCGCCCGCCCTTGAACGCCGGATCGGTCCGCTGCAGGCCACCGCGATCAACATGACCCAGATGTGCGGCATCGGCCCGTTCGTCACGATCCCCGCCATGGTCGCCACCATGGGCGGCCCGCAGGCGATGTTCGGCTGGATCATCGGGGCGATCGTCGCGCTGGCCGACGGGCTCATCTGGGCCGAACTCGGCGCCGCCATGCCGGGCGCCGGCGGCACGTACCTCTACCTGCGCGAAGCCTTCCAGTACCGCACCGGGCGGCTGATGCCGTTCCTGTTCGTCTGGAGCGCGGTGCTGTTCATCCCGCTGATCATGTCGACCGGCATCATCGGCCTCGTCCAGTACCTCGGCTACCTGATCCCCGGCGTCACCGACGACGCGGGCACGACGCCGCTGGGCAAGCTCATCGGCGTCGGCATCACGCTGGTGATCATCCTGGCGCTGTTCCGCAAGATCGGCCAGATCTCCAAGCTCACCACGGTCCTGTTCGTGATCATGCTCGTCGCGGTGCTGACGACGATCGTCGCGGCGTTCTCCCACTTCAGCGCGGCGCAGGCGTTCGCCTTCACCCCGGGCGCGTTCAGCTCCGGCGGCACGGGCACGTTCTGGGGTGGCCTCGGCGCCGGCCTGATCATCGCCATCTACGACTACCTCGGCTACAACACCTCCGCCTACCTCGGCGGCGAGGTGCGGACGCCGGGCCGCACGCTGCCCCGCTCGATCATCTTCTCCATCCTCGGCATCATGGGCCTGTACTTCCTGCTGCAGGTCGGCGTGCTCGGGTCGATCCCGCTGGATCAGCTGAAAGAGGCGAAGTCGGTCGCGTCTTCGGTGCTGGAACAGGTCTGGGGCACCGGCACGGCGAAGGCCATCACCGTGCTGATCGTGATCGCCGCGATCGGGTCCGTCTTCGCCGGGCTGCTCGGTGGCTCGCGCGTGCCGTTCGAGGCCGCGCGCGACAAGGTGTTCCTGCCCGTGTTCGGCAAGCTGCACCCCAAGCTGCACCTGCCCACCGCGGGCGTGCTCACCATGGGCGCCATCACGATCCTCGGCTCGCTGTTCACCCTGACCACGGTGATCAACGCGGCGGTCGCGACCCTGGTCATCATCCAGTCGCTGGCCCAGGTCGCCGCGATCGTCGTGCTCCGCCGCCGCCAGCCGGAGCTGAGGCGGCCCTACCGGCAGTGGCTCTACCCGGTGCCCACGGTCATCGCGCTGATCGGCTGGGTCTACATCTACGTCTCCGCCGACTGGCTGTCCATCGGGCTGTCGCTCGGCTGGATCGCCGTCGGCGCGATCGCCTACCTCGGCTACGCCAAGACCGAGCGCACCTGGCCCTTCGGTCCCAAGGAGATCAAAGAGGCCTTCGCCACCGAACCGGAAGGGGTTCAGGCATGA
- a CDS encoding ROK family protein: MRALNQRLVLDRLRAHGEATRPRIAADTGLSKPTVGQALVDLEQHGLVRTTGRSLAGPGRAAVVYQAAPDAGHVVGVDIGRRVLRIAVADLEGSIVARLDEPNRCRSASALVRTVSESVERAVSSAGLLPHEVVSTVVGTPGVPDPATGTVHRAPNLPGWERRGLLHELASALAVAGSDVVVENDANLCAVGEHALGAALGVDVLVCLTVGTGIGMGLLVDGKLFRGAHGAAGEIADLPFGPLLDRGAAPGRGLRHPESTAAPSGADARRPGPVETAAAGQAVVAAARARGVPKARSAKDVFRLARAGDPRALAVVEEEAEKLAYVVAAVAAVLDPRLIVLGGGIGGNADLLAGPMRRALATTTPVVPDIVAGRLGEDAVLAGAIATALSTAHELVFDRRGLRRAAGDA; the protein is encoded by the coding sequence ATGCGGGCGTTGAACCAGCGTCTGGTGCTGGACCGGCTGCGCGCGCACGGCGAAGCGACGCGGCCCCGGATCGCCGCCGACACCGGACTGTCGAAACCCACGGTGGGCCAGGCCCTGGTCGATCTCGAGCAGCACGGACTGGTCCGGACCACCGGGCGCAGCCTGGCGGGCCCGGGCCGCGCGGCGGTCGTCTACCAGGCCGCGCCGGACGCGGGGCACGTCGTCGGCGTCGACATCGGGCGGCGGGTGCTCCGGATCGCCGTCGCGGACCTGGAAGGCAGCATCGTCGCGCGGCTCGACGAGCCCAACCGGTGCCGTTCGGCGAGCGCTTTGGTGCGCACGGTCAGCGAATCCGTCGAACGCGCGGTGTCCTCGGCCGGACTGCTTCCGCACGAAGTCGTGTCGACGGTGGTCGGCACGCCCGGCGTCCCCGACCCGGCGACGGGCACGGTGCACCGCGCGCCCAACCTGCCGGGCTGGGAACGGCGCGGGCTGCTGCACGAGCTCGCCTCGGCGCTGGCCGTCGCGGGCTCGGACGTGGTGGTGGAGAACGACGCGAACCTGTGCGCGGTCGGCGAGCACGCGCTCGGCGCGGCGCTGGGCGTCGACGTGCTGGTGTGCCTGACCGTCGGCACCGGCATCGGGATGGGCCTGCTGGTGGACGGGAAGCTGTTCCGCGGTGCCCACGGCGCGGCGGGCGAGATCGCGGACCTGCCGTTCGGGCCGCTGCTCGACCGGGGTGCCGCCCCGGGCCGGGGGCTCCGCCACCCGGAAAGCACTGCGGCGCCGTCGGGCGCGGACGCGCGGCGCCCCGGCCCGGTGGAGACGGCGGCGGCGGGCCAGGCGGTGGTGGCCGCGGCCCGGGCCCGCGGTGTGCCGAAGGCGCGCTCGGCGAAGGACGTGTTCCGGCTGGCCCGGGCGGGCGATCCCCGGGCTCTTGCCGTGGTCGAGGAGGAGGCGGAGAAGCTGGCGTACGTGGTCGCGGCGGTGGCGGCGGTCCTGGACCCGCGCTTGATCGTGCTGGGCGGCGGCATCGGCGGGAACGCGGACCTGCTGGCCGGGCCGATGCGCCGCGCCCTGGCCACGACGACGCCGGTGGTGCCGGACATCGTGGCGGGCCGGCTGGGTGAGGACGCGGTCTTGGCGGGAGCGATCGCGACGGCCCTGAGCACGGCGCACGAGCTGGTGTTCGACCGCCGCGGCCTGCGCCGCGCCGCGGGGGACGCCTGA
- a CDS encoding MFS transporter, producing the protein MSATLPASARPLSPRRRWAALGVLVGAVLLLAVDGTVLYLAVPSLTRELAPSATEILWIGDVYSLALAGLLVTAGNLADRFGRKKVLLIGTAAFGLASTLAAFSPSASVLVVARLLLGVAGATIMPSTLSLIRTLFADPRERTRAIAIWSAGSGGGIALGPLVGGTLLEHYWWGSVFLINVPIVVVFLIAGAWLLPESRDPDPGRFDLLSAGLSLAAIVPLVYAVKHAVSTGFDVRTSVAAVLGLLAGVLFVRRQRRAAAPLIDVTLFHNGAFSGAVLANFIAVFALTGLLFFFSQYLQLVRGFSPLQAGFAEMPATLASIAVVAAVGVVAGRLGRGRAVAAGLAVAALGLALVSVAERAPQYWWLGLTLVPVGLGVGLALTLTVDSVLSAVPRDKAGSASAISETAYELGAALGIALLGSVVNLVYRAFLPDGPVPGEVRDSLAGAASVLDPGSELARAARDAFTGAMQVTSLAAAAVTAVAALIAWRTIPSIPSGKD; encoded by the coding sequence ATGTCCGCCACCCTGCCGGCCTCCGCCCGGCCGTTGAGCCCCCGGCGCCGCTGGGCCGCGCTGGGCGTCCTCGTCGGCGCCGTGCTGCTGCTCGCGGTCGACGGCACCGTGCTGTACCTCGCCGTGCCGTCGCTCACCCGCGAACTCGCGCCGAGCGCCACCGAAATCCTCTGGATCGGCGACGTCTACTCCCTCGCCCTGGCCGGGCTGCTCGTCACGGCCGGTAACCTGGCCGACCGGTTCGGGCGCAAGAAGGTGCTGCTCATCGGGACCGCGGCGTTCGGGCTCGCCTCCACGCTGGCCGCCTTCTCCCCCTCCGCGAGCGTGCTCGTCGTCGCGCGGCTGCTGCTCGGTGTCGCCGGCGCGACGATCATGCCGTCGACGCTGTCGCTCATCCGGACGCTGTTCGCCGACCCGCGTGAGCGCACCCGCGCGATCGCCATCTGGTCGGCCGGGTCCGGTGGCGGCATCGCGCTGGGCCCGCTGGTCGGCGGCACGCTGCTCGAGCACTACTGGTGGGGCTCGGTGTTCCTGATCAACGTGCCGATCGTCGTCGTCTTCCTGATCGCGGGTGCGTGGCTGCTGCCCGAATCCCGGGATCCGGACCCGGGCCGGTTCGACCTGCTCTCGGCCGGGCTGTCGCTGGCCGCGATCGTCCCGCTGGTCTACGCGGTCAAGCACGCCGTCAGCACGGGCTTCGACGTCCGGACGAGTGTCGCCGCCGTGCTCGGGCTGCTGGCCGGCGTCCTGTTCGTCCGCCGCCAGCGGCGGGCCGCGGCTCCCTTGATCGACGTCACGCTGTTCCACAACGGCGCCTTCAGCGGCGCGGTCCTGGCGAACTTCATCGCGGTCTTCGCGCTGACGGGCCTGCTGTTCTTCTTCTCCCAGTACCTGCAGCTCGTCCGCGGCTTCTCGCCGCTGCAGGCGGGGTTCGCGGAGATGCCCGCGACGCTGGCCTCGATCGCCGTCGTGGCCGCCGTCGGCGTGGTCGCCGGGCGGCTCGGGCGGGGCCGGGCCGTCGCGGCGGGCCTCGCGGTCGCCGCGCTGGGCCTCGCGCTGGTCTCGGTCGCCGAACGGGCGCCGCAGTACTGGTGGCTGGGCCTGACGCTGGTGCCGGTCGGCCTGGGCGTCGGACTGGCGCTGACGCTGACCGTCGACTCGGTGCTCTCCGCGGTCCCGCGGGACAAGGCCGGCTCGGCGTCGGCGATCTCCGAGACGGCCTACGAACTCGGGGCGGCGCTGGGCATCGCGCTCCTCGGCTCGGTGGTGAACCTGGTCTACCGCGCGTTCCTGCCGGACGGCCCGGTGCCCGGCGAGGTCCGCGACTCGCTCGCCGGAGCCGCGAGCGTCCTGGACCCGGGTTCCGAACTCGCCCGCGCCGCCCGGGACGCCTTCACCGGCGCCATGCAGGTGACGTCCCTCGCGGCGGCCGCCGTCACCGCCGTCGCCGCGCTGATCGCCTGGCGTACCATTCCGTCCATTCCGTCCGGGAAGGACTGA
- a CDS encoding ROK family protein, translated as MTEERILGIDFGGTKVALGLADRDGTLLATRRLDTDAQAGAGQVVVRALAAARALLADEGAVPACIGVVSPGIVLPDRILLAPNVPGWEQLRLAELVAAEFPGVSISVGTDAKAAALAEWRWGALAGADPAVFLSLGTGIAAAVLVGGRLLTGANGAAGEIGYNLLSPQDTEGFASGAAPLEEAVGGRGLGGRASELLGRPVTAGELFALAKENVEAKELVTAALDELSMHVANLAIALDPERIAVGGGLVRSADVLLPALADRLAHAVPFPPQLVAARFDQDAALLGAVALALGG; from the coding sequence GTGACGGAGGAACGGATTCTCGGGATCGACTTCGGCGGCACGAAGGTGGCGCTGGGGCTCGCCGATCGCGACGGCACCCTGCTGGCGACCCGCCGGCTGGACACCGACGCGCAGGCGGGGGCCGGGCAGGTGGTGGTGCGCGCGCTCGCCGCGGCCAGGGCCCTCCTGGCCGACGAAGGCGCGGTGCCCGCCTGCATCGGTGTCGTCAGCCCGGGGATCGTGCTGCCGGATCGCATCCTGCTCGCGCCGAACGTGCCCGGGTGGGAGCAGCTGCGGCTGGCCGAGCTGGTGGCCGCGGAATTCCCCGGCGTGTCGATTTCGGTGGGCACGGACGCGAAGGCGGCGGCGCTGGCGGAGTGGCGCTGGGGCGCGCTGGCCGGGGCCGATCCGGCGGTGTTCTTGTCACTGGGCACCGGCATCGCGGCCGCGGTGCTGGTCGGCGGCCGGCTGCTGACCGGCGCCAACGGAGCTGCCGGCGAGATCGGGTACAACCTGCTCTCGCCGCAGGACACCGAGGGTTTCGCGAGCGGAGCGGCGCCGCTCGAGGAAGCCGTCGGTGGGCGTGGGCTGGGCGGCCGGGCGAGCGAACTGCTCGGCCGCCCGGTCACCGCCGGAGAGCTGTTCGCGCTGGCCAAGGAGAACGTCGAGGCGAAGGAGCTGGTGACGGCCGCGCTCGACGAGCTGTCGATGCACGTGGCCAACCTGGCGATCGCGCTGGACCCGGAGCGCATCGCGGTCGGCGGCGGGCTCGTGCGGTCGGCGGACGTGCTGCTGCCGGCGCTGGCGGACCGGCTCGCGCACGCGGTGCCGTTCCCGCCGCAGCTGGTGGCGGCCCGCTTCGACCAGGACGCGGCGCTGCTGGGCGCGGTGGCGCTGGCCTTGGGCGGGTAG
- a CDS encoding LacI family DNA-binding transcriptional regulator, with protein MVGIKDVAKRAGVSIGTVSNVVNRPHVVAAATRNRVLSVIEELGYVRDESARQLRAGRSRVLGLLVLDLGNPFFVDVARGAEQAAHAEGLNIITGNSGQRSELEASYLAMFAEQRVRGVLLSPVATSGEALRTFRRTGTPYVFVDRKAPASEASSVSVDDVAGGALGGRHLLETGHRRIAFVNGPAILTQCRDREQGLRNALAGSGAELTVLEAIGLDVTSGRDAGARLLGASPRPTAVFCANDLLALGVLQAMVGAGVRVPDEMAIVGYDDIEFAGAAAVPLTSVRQPARRLGRTAAELLLAETSDPKPERQAVVFTPELVVRESTRVRR; from the coding sequence GTGGTCGGCATCAAGGACGTCGCGAAGCGGGCGGGCGTCTCCATCGGCACGGTGTCCAATGTGGTCAACCGGCCGCACGTCGTCGCGGCCGCGACGCGGAACCGGGTGCTTTCGGTGATCGAGGAGCTCGGGTACGTCCGGGACGAGTCCGCCCGGCAGCTGCGGGCCGGGCGCAGCCGCGTCCTGGGGCTGCTCGTGCTCGATCTCGGGAACCCCTTCTTCGTCGACGTCGCCCGGGGGGCCGAGCAGGCCGCGCACGCCGAAGGCCTCAACATCATCACCGGCAACAGCGGCCAGCGGTCCGAACTGGAAGCGTCGTACCTGGCGATGTTCGCCGAGCAGCGGGTCCGCGGGGTGCTGCTGAGCCCGGTCGCGACGTCCGGCGAAGCCCTGCGGACGTTCCGGCGCACCGGCACGCCGTACGTCTTCGTCGACCGCAAGGCCCCGGCGTCGGAGGCGAGCTCGGTGTCGGTCGACGACGTCGCCGGCGGGGCGCTCGGCGGACGGCACCTGCTGGAAACCGGGCACCGGCGGATCGCGTTCGTCAACGGCCCCGCCATCCTCACCCAGTGCCGCGACCGCGAGCAGGGGCTGCGCAACGCGCTGGCCGGCTCCGGAGCGGAACTGACCGTGCTGGAGGCGATCGGCCTCGACGTCACCTCCGGCCGCGACGCCGGCGCGCGCCTGCTCGGCGCGAGCCCCCGGCCGACGGCGGTGTTCTGCGCGAACGACCTCCTGGCCCTGGGCGTGCTGCAGGCGATGGTCGGCGCGGGCGTCCGCGTCCCGGACGAGATGGCGATCGTCGGCTACGACGACATCGAGTTCGCGGGCGCGGCGGCGGTCCCGCTGACGTCGGTCCGCCAGCCGGCCCGCCGGCTCGGCCGCACGGCCGCGGAACTGCTGCTGGCGGAAACGTCGGACCCGAAGCCGGAACGGCAGGCCGTCGTGTTCACCCCGGAGCTGGTCGTCCGCGAATCGACCCGGGTGCGCCGCTGA
- a CDS encoding beta-mannosidase → MTKKLAALAALLLVPGVLSVAGPAAAQDTPAVAKPHGLTTIGLQGWQVLTTASVGDGGDKVSTPGYATRGWLPVGPDDAGAPGTEINALVQNGKCPDVFYSDNMRKCFGYVDKLGPVVTKPFSDPWWYRADFTPDIRPGQHAKLTIPGIVGEGDVWVNGRLVATKDVVSGAFAGHTFDVSKLVKPGRNTLAIKVYPNDPLKMYTLDQVDWGQIPPDNNTGIQFPPTLQVSDALTGDNAHVVQDNAPDLTSSKLTVKLDVTNNAATAQTGDAAATITSPSGTPIVVKQRVTIPANTKRTVVFAPVKIAHPQVWWPYSMGGQPLYTLTTAVSQDGVLSTSSKSTFGIRTVTSRLVGKSAPLPEGARQFTINGRDFVFRGGGFAPDLFLRYDKADTAHQLALIKNLGLTGVRLEGHDMPPDFYDQADRAGLLVIGGFLCCDAWQPEDASTLTERDYRIMHDSAYTIAQLERNHPSVFNYGWSDNEPVPRQESETLKAFQEADFQVPVIASAEYKSTPTLGQSGEKEGPYDWVPPSYWYDSSHFDAEDSSRTNAGGAWGFASEQSAGHTVPTLDSIKRFLSPAEQAKLWQDPAYNQYHANFEPGHGGYAFGTLYTLDQSIAQRYGKWNSLKSYVDLANIANYENTRSQFEAFLYHSTDKANPATGVVYWQLNKGWPTLLWSLYNDDGDQAGAYFGAQKANKPLHAIYGYDNGSVTLDNLGATTQSGLSVQARVLDTAGKVLDDQTASGLSLGSQGVKTGVLKPKVPAETKAPVPAQVYFVELQVKQGGKVVDRNVYWLSTQKDVVDWAKTLGNPQATLSQYGNLQALQKLPQSQVGAVASTCASGGDLVTTVTVTNTSKTPGAAFFLRADVRRGTPDGREAPGDNQLANATWDDNDITLWPGQSQTLTVTYQAADLRGAVPVISVDGLNTGRIVVRGTGGTHT, encoded by the coding sequence ATGACGAAGAAGCTCGCGGCGCTCGCCGCGCTGCTCCTCGTACCGGGTGTGCTGAGCGTGGCCGGACCCGCCGCCGCGCAGGACACGCCGGCCGTCGCGAAACCGCACGGGCTCACCACGATCGGCCTGCAGGGCTGGCAGGTCCTCACCACGGCGAGCGTGGGGGACGGCGGCGACAAGGTCTCCACGCCCGGGTACGCCACCCGCGGCTGGCTGCCGGTGGGACCGGACGACGCCGGCGCGCCCGGCACCGAGATCAACGCCCTGGTGCAGAACGGCAAGTGCCCGGACGTCTTCTACTCCGACAACATGCGCAAGTGCTTCGGGTACGTCGACAAGCTCGGGCCCGTCGTGACGAAGCCGTTCTCCGACCCGTGGTGGTACCGCGCCGACTTCACCCCGGACATCCGCCCGGGGCAGCACGCCAAGCTGACCATCCCGGGCATCGTCGGGGAGGGCGACGTCTGGGTGAACGGCAGGCTCGTCGCGACGAAGGACGTCGTGAGCGGCGCGTTCGCCGGGCACACCTTCGACGTCTCGAAGCTGGTCAAGCCGGGCCGCAACACCCTGGCGATCAAGGTCTACCCCAACGACCCGCTGAAGATGTACACCCTCGACCAGGTCGACTGGGGCCAGATCCCGCCCGACAACAACACGGGCATCCAGTTCCCGCCCACCCTGCAGGTCTCCGACGCGCTGACCGGCGACAACGCGCACGTCGTGCAGGACAACGCGCCCGACCTGACCAGCTCGAAGCTCACGGTCAAGCTGGACGTCACCAACAACGCGGCCACCGCGCAGACCGGCGACGCCGCTGCGACGATCACCTCGCCCTCGGGCACGCCGATCGTCGTCAAGCAGCGCGTGACGATCCCGGCGAACACCAAGCGGACGGTCGTGTTCGCGCCGGTGAAGATCGCCCACCCGCAGGTCTGGTGGCCGTACTCGATGGGCGGCCAGCCGCTGTACACGCTGACCACCGCGGTCTCCCAGGACGGCGTCCTGTCGACGTCGTCGAAGAGCACCTTCGGCATCCGCACGGTGACCTCGCGCCTGGTCGGCAAGTCCGCGCCGCTGCCCGAGGGCGCGCGGCAGTTCACGATCAACGGCCGGGACTTCGTGTTCCGCGGCGGCGGCTTCGCCCCGGACCTGTTCCTGCGCTACGACAAGGCCGACACCGCCCACCAGCTCGCGCTGATCAAGAACCTGGGCCTGACCGGCGTCCGGCTCGAGGGCCACGACATGCCGCCGGACTTCTACGACCAGGCCGACCGCGCCGGTCTGCTGGTGATCGGCGGGTTCCTGTGCTGTGACGCCTGGCAACCGGAGGACGCCTCGACGCTGACCGAGCGCGACTACCGGATCATGCACGATTCGGCGTACACCATCGCGCAGCTGGAGCGGAACCACCCGAGCGTCTTCAACTACGGCTGGAGCGACAACGAGCCGGTGCCCCGCCAGGAGTCCGAGACGCTGAAGGCGTTCCAGGAAGCCGACTTCCAGGTCCCGGTGATCGCCTCGGCGGAGTACAAGAGCACGCCGACGCTCGGCCAGTCCGGGGAGAAGGAAGGCCCGTACGACTGGGTTCCGCCGTCGTACTGGTACGACAGCTCGCACTTCGACGCCGAGGACTCCTCCCGCACGAACGCGGGCGGCGCCTGGGGCTTCGCGAGCGAGCAGAGCGCCGGGCACACCGTGCCGACGCTCGACTCGATCAAGCGCTTCCTGTCGCCGGCCGAGCAGGCGAAGCTGTGGCAGGACCCGGCGTACAACCAGTACCACGCGAACTTCGAGCCGGGCCACGGCGGTTACGCGTTCGGCACGCTGTACACCCTCGACCAATCGATCGCGCAGCGGTACGGGAAGTGGAACTCGCTGAAGTCCTATGTGGACCTGGCGAACATCGCGAACTACGAGAACACCCGCTCGCAGTTCGAGGCGTTCCTGTACCACTCGACGGACAAGGCCAACCCGGCGACCGGTGTCGTCTACTGGCAGCTGAACAAGGGCTGGCCGACGTTGCTGTGGTCGCTCTACAACGACGACGGCGACCAGGCGGGCGCGTACTTCGGCGCCCAGAAGGCGAACAAGCCGCTGCACGCGATCTACGGCTACGACAACGGGTCCGTCACCCTGGACAACCTCGGCGCGACCACGCAGTCCGGGCTTTCGGTGCAGGCCCGCGTGCTGGACACCGCGGGCAAGGTCCTGGACGACCAGACCGCGTCCGGGCTGAGCCTCGGCAGCCAGGGCGTCAAGACCGGCGTCCTGAAGCCGAAGGTGCCCGCCGAGACGAAGGCGCCGGTCCCCGCGCAGGTCTACTTCGTGGAGCTGCAGGTCAAGCAAGGCGGGAAGGTCGTCGACCGGAACGTCTACTGGCTCTCGACGCAGAAAGACGTCGTCGACTGGGCCAAGACGCTCGGCAACCCGCAGGCGACCCTGTCGCAGTACGGCAACCTGCAGGCCCTGCAGAAGCTGCCGCAGTCGCAGGTCGGCGCGGTGGCGTCGACGTGTGCGAGCGGCGGCGACCTCGTCACCACGGTGACGGTCACCAACACCTCGAAGACGCCGGGCGCGGCGTTCTTCCTGCGGGCCGACGTCCGCCGCGGCACGCCGGACGGGCGGGAAGCGCCGGGGGACAACCAGCTCGCGAACGCGACTTGGGACGACAACGACATCACGCTGTGGCCGGGCCAGTCGCAGACGCTGACCGTCACGTACCAGGCGGCCGACCTGCGTGGTGCGGTGCCGGTGATCAGCGTCGACGGGCTCAACACCGGCCGGATCGTGGTGCGGGGGACGGGAGGGACCCACACGTGA